The DNA region GGATAACTCGATGAAAACAAAGGTatggacaactgaagtgaattaaaaaatgacacttaatattcgtccatttagctgggtcatttttagttgtatcttgacgatggggactgacagttaggctacacaacagtaggaatggttcattatgacctgagtgaagtgattagtactgcaaatgcaatagtctggaaacacatttttccatacccttgtttcttttttccatacttatccagacctggaaattactaatATCAAATTCCATACTTGTCCAGGTTTTCCATTCTGCGTAGGAACCCTGGGAATtgatacccaaccctactctTCCATTACAAATATTACAATGAAAAAGTTGATTATAACCAAAAAACTGTCCATCAATAAAGATGatcattaaatgaggagatatccAGCTCATTGGCCTCCTGTGCAAGGTGTGCTGCCATGTACCTGTGCCCTAATGATGCCGCGCTGCATCTTTTCCTGGCGACGGCTAAGCAGCATTCCCCTCACAGTGCGCTGGATGACCGTGGCTGCCCGATGGCGTCTGGCCAACCATGCCCTGGCCGCCCTCTGGGTTACAACTACCTGCCGACGCTCCTCCAGGTATCGCTTCCTCTGCAGCTTGGTCTTCATCCACCGCTGGAAACACAAGTGAGGGATTGTATAATAAAGCGTGAGTGAGTGACCTGCCCACTGATGGAATCAACCATCAGATAAGACAGTTAATGATAAACAAATTGCATGAGAAAGTTGGACAAGACGACATGCTGACATTTTCTTAGGTTTCCAGAGAACATCTTAGGCTTGGTGAACAGGACCATGACCAAGTATTCCACTATTTGCTACACTGGTAGGACCAGGAAGCGGGCAGAGAACATCAAAGAGCCCACACACCCTGCATACACCCTCTTtaacctcctcctctctgagaGGCGCTACAGATCCCTGCGCACAAATACAACCAGACACAAGAACAGCTACTTTCCCTCTGCCATCACTGTACTAAACTGCAGTTAGAAGTGGGCTCATCCCCTCTTAAGCCATTCACCCACTTATCCCTCACATTACATACTCATCATCCCAATATGCATCTTGCACTcattacatgcatgcatacatttgcAGTATTATTTCTGCACTTTATATCCACTCCACTCCCATGTGTCTTGTATACTGCATTTTGTATATTATGTTAATACGTTGATATGTGCCTACTTGTATATTGTTGTCTAcattgtacagtgtgtgtgtctttattacTATTGAATGTTTTACTACTACATGTCTATTTGTCGAATGTACAGAGTTAACACCTACtgaagtcaaattccttgtatatgtaagtatacttggccaataaAAACTGATTCTGATTCGCACCAAACACTCACTGAACTAAGAGTCTCTAAGTGTTACTTGGCAACAGCTGGTGCTagagtacaaaaaaaaaagaagtcagTGTACACACCTGGATGCAGATGACTGAATGGATCTGTTTTCTGGCCGCTTTCAGAGCCTGATGGGCACGGAATGCCTGCTGAATCTTCACGGCACAGAGATGGTGGTAAACTGCGGCAGAAAAGCGCAGCCTTCTTTGGGCATTCTCTGCTTCCATCATCTAGGGAAGCAAGCAATCAATTACATCTTGAAAAATTAAACATGAATCTGTTAAATCACCAACAACCTACTAAACAACATGGTTCTGAGATCGGACATGGGATTTGTTAACAGTCATCAGTTAAACTTGACACCTAACCATGTCTGTCTCTCAAATCATCAGTAATGTAATGCAACTATGTCACAGGATAGATTAGAATGACTTAAACAAGTGTAAACAACTAACTAAACAACTGTACCCTTCTCCTGGTGAGCCAGCCACGGCAGTATGCCTGCAGACTGGTGGCAGCTGCGTTCCTAcgcctctcattctctttcgcCAGACACTCCTTTCGCGCTGCCTGGAAGCGCCTCTGGACCTTTAGGGCTGCCTCTTTGAGACGCCTGAAGCCCTGCCTCTGGGAATGGCCTCTGAAGTGGGCTTGGATCAATGTGGCTGCCAGCCGCTCCTGCAAACCAttgcatagttagcattttctCTGAACCACTACATTTCTGATATATGCTCTTCCATGGAAATAGCAAATGATCAATTCTCTGAGAAAACACAGGGTACCTTGTGAATACATTGTCTGGCTCTGTGGCCTCTCCATAAGGCTTGGATGGCAATCGCTGAAGCCTTCATATTCAAATAGTTTCGATGCTGCTGCCTTGTAGCCAATGTCTCTCTCCATCGCTGCTGAATAAGGAGAGTCCTCTGCTGCAATACCAGGAATCTGGAACAACCCATTTAAGATTGAAAAACTAGACCATTCTTGCTGAGGATTCTGaagatgtttatttttttttttaacagtcacAGTATGCATATGGTCTGAGGGAACTAGTATCTGCATTACCTTCTACGCTGTAGCCTGGCCTGCAGACACCTGTGGATGGTTGCAACAGCAGCTTGTCGGGCGACGTAATGTTGTCTGGCCAGGGTTCCTCTAAACCACGCCTGAATCTTGATTGCAGCCTGCTCCTGTTCGGCATGCTTTTTGAACTGGTATTGTCTGAATGCTCTCTTCAGATAAACATTCAGAAAAAGAAACCAAGTCAAGCAACTATTGCAAGAGGCTAAAGACAGCTTTACCCAACATCTTTATCTGAAAATACCTGAATTAAAAGAGCAGATGATTTCATTTTCAGGAAGCGGGCCCTCTCTTTCTGGGAGTGGACTTGGGCTCTGTAATGTTTCTGGATAACCGCAGCTGCAGCCTTCTGACGTTCCAACTGCCGTCTCTCAATTGTTCCTCGGAAAGCAGCCTAGTGGGTTGGGGTGGGACACATTTAGAAATACACTTAGAAAAACTATTGGAAATATTACAATTATTTCAGACGTTGTGTCCGCAATCACTATAAAGAATCCAGTCATCAGTGTACAAACATACAGTGCTCTTACCTGGATTGTGATAGCACTCTTCTTAAGTCTCTGGAACCTCCTCTGTTCTACAGCCCTACGCAGGTGTGCCTGGAGGATGGTCAGACTTCTGAGAGTATGCAGGTAATGCTGCCTCTGCTCCCTCTGGGCTTTCTGAGCTCTGTAGCGTCGCTGCAGGATGAGGGCTGCGCTGCACTGCCGGAGATAGCTCCTTCTGGCCAGGTACATCCGGACGCTCGCCTGCAGCCTGATGGCACTGCCTCGCAGCAGCAGGAGCCTCCTGCGGTGCATGGCCATGCGCAGCACTGCTTGGATCTTGACGGCAGCGTGTTCCCGCTTAGCGCTCCTCCTCGCCTGCATGCCACGGAAGGCTGACTGCAGAGTCAGCACCGCGTGCTGTACGGTTTTGAACATGGCTCGCTCCTTTTGGACCTGTTGGCACGACCGGTACCACGTCTGGATCACTGTGGCCGCGGCACGCATTTCAGAATACCGACGTTGAGCGAGTTGAGCCCTGAAGGCTGACTGAATGGTCACGGAAGCAGCCTTCACCTTAATGTAATGACGTCTCTTCTGGCTCATCTTAAGGAAGGACTGGATGGTCCTGGCTGCCTTCATCCGCTTTGCCAGCTCCCTTGCCTTCTTACCTCTATATGCTGCTTGAAGGCAAACAGCTGCAGTTCTCAGTTGCTGGTAATTGTGCAAATGCTCATTTCGGAGCTGCACAGCCCTGAATCTTTGTTGAAGCACAACGGCAGCCCAGCACTGTTTCCTGAAGGACAACCACTGCCTGTGCCTCCTGAAGTGAGACTGGATAACTATGGCCGCCCGGTGCATTTCAGCAGCCCGTTGCCTGGCACAATAACCTCGGAAAGCTGACTGGATGACTATGGTAGACTCCTTCAACTTAATGTACTCTCTTCGAACGCTTCGACTCATGGTGTAGGCCCTGTAATGCCTCTGGATGATTATGGCGGATAACTTCATGGCCTGGAACTTCACATGCTCCCGGTGTCTCCTGAAACTTGCCTGGATGACTTTGGCTGCCTGGTGGGATCGAAGAATCTCCATCCTAGTCTTGTGCCCTCTGAAAGCAGCCTGTAGGGTGACCACTGCATGCCGCAGGCCTAGGTAGCGCTGCCTTTCCTCTCTGCAAGCTTTCATGGCACGATATTGCCGTTGGACCGTGAGGGTAGAAGCCTGGAGGGCCAAGTAATGTCTGCGCTCATGGCAGGCTCGCAAATGGCTCTGCAGAATCCTCGCAGCCTGGTGCATCTGCTGCAAACGTTGCCTGGCTTTCATGACATGGAAGGCTGCCTGAAGCACCGTGGCAGCCCATTTCTTTCTTCTATAGTCCTCTAAATCTTTCTTCATCTCTAGCTTGGCCCTATATTGGTCCTGTATAACCTGCACTGCCCTCAACAGACGTATGTAGTATGATCTACAGAGGTGTTTTCTAATGTGGGCCTGTATGAGCACTGCTGCTCTTTGTTCTTGCTGCAAGTGCTGTCGAACCTTCATGCCTCTGTAATATGCCTGAATAGTGACACAGGCTTTTCTCTTGTTGAGGTACTCTTGCCGACACTGCATTGCCATATGCTGAGATCGATACAGTCTTTGACAGAACACTGCAGCGGACTTAAGTGCAAGGAAGTGTTTCCTCTCCTTTAACGTTAAGTACTTCCTCTGAATCAGAGTAGCCATTTTGTGCCTTTTCTTTATCTCCTGCCTGGCTCGGTATCCACGGAAGGCAGACTGGATTGTCAAAGCAGCCTTTTTCTTGGCCTTGTACTTCTGGGTGTAAGAGTTCCGCATTCTGTTGGCCTTGAATTTCTCTTGTAAAATCCTGGTGGCCCACAAGAGCCTCACATACCGTGTTCGGCAACAATGCATCCTGAACTGGGACTGGATAATGAGAGCTGCTGAATGCATCCTTTGGATCTCACGCCTTGTCCGATTGCCTCTGAAAATTGCTTGAACAGTGGTAGCACTCTGACGAAGCTTCAGATAGTCTTCTCTGAATTGTTTTCCTCTTAGATGGTGTCTGTATTGCCTCTGTATGACGACTGAAGCCAGTCTCATAGCTTGGAATCGCACTCTTGCTCTGTACATTCTGTAGAACGCCTGGATCACTGTAGCAGCCCTTTGTTGCTTTTGCATATCTTTTCTCACCTTCATACCTCTGTACATGGACTGGACGGTGATGGCTGCATCTCGCAACAAACAAAACTGCCTCTGCTCTTGCCGTGCCATCAGCGTGGCCCTGAACAGTCTCTGGATTTTTATTGTGGTCTCTCTGAGAACAAGGTACTCCTTCCGCTGTTTGTATGTTCTGTATGTCTGTTGAATGACTGTGGCAGCATTTAGCATTTTTGCTAGACGTTTCCTCACTATTGCACCACGGTAATGGGCTTGGATGCATAGAGCTGCAGATTTAAGGGTAGAGTACTCAAGCACAGCTGTTTTCCTGGCCAGGTGAGCCCTGAATCTCTGTTGAATTAACTGCGCTGCCCAACGGGATCTCTGATATCTGACAACCTCAATATGCCCTCTGAAGTGGGCCTGAATGACTGTTGCAGCTGTGTGCATTTTCCTGACATGACTACGAGCCTGCATGCCCCTGAATGCTGACTGCAGTTTAAGGGCTGCTGCTCTGACCTCCAAAAAGTCTTTCCGTGCTCGCCGGCCAGCGACAACTGCCCGGTAGCGCTGCTGGATAATGGTGGCCGCACACTTTGCTGCGAGGTAAGCTACTCGCACCTTATGAGCTCTGAAACATGCTTGAATGAGCGTAGCTGCCTGGCATTCCTTCTGCAAACGCCGTCTAACTAAGAGTCCGCGGAAGCTTGCTTGGAGTTTCACGGTTGctctctgaacctgctggtaaCGCTCCCGTTCAGCTCGACCCAGTAATTGTGCACGATAGTGCTGCTGAAGTACGCTTGTCGCCATTCGCAATGCCAGATATCGCTGGTGGCATGCAAAAGCTCGCACATAAGCTTGGATCACTGTGGCTGCACGGTTCTTTGTGCTCAACTCTTGCCTGACCTGCATGCCACGATACGCAGCCTGCAACACAACTGCAGCTCGTCTCAGCTGGAGATATTCAGTCCTCGCCTGCCTGGCAGAGAGCATGGCTCTGTACTGTTGTTGGATGACAAGAGCCGCTGTTCTTTGGGCCCTAAAACGAGATTGAGCCCTGTGGCGACGATACTGCGCTTGAATCAGTGTTGTGCATCTATAGAGCTCTTCTATCCTCTTCCTGTGTGCTCTCCCTCGCCAGATGGCCTGAAGTGTCACAGCAGCGTGTCTGAGCTCCAAGTGGTCCCTCCTGACCTGCTCACCCAGAACTTTGGCCCGGTACCTGCACTGCACAACCACAGCAGCTCTCTTCAAGGACCGAAAAGCTCTCTGAGCCACGGCCATCCGGAAAGCGGTTTGGATAGTCAGTGCTGCCTGGTGTCTTCTTTCCAGCTCTTTGCGAGTCTGTAAGCCTCTGTAAGATGCCTGCAAGGTTACAGCTGCCTGCTTCATCTTAAGGTAATGCAGCCTTTCTTGGTCCCGTTGACGGCAGGCCCAGAACCATCTCTGGATCAAGAGAGCCGCTCTCCTCATCTTCGCAACCTGTCTCCGGATGAGGTATCCTCGATAGGCACTCTGAATGCTAATGGCAGAGGACTGCTGCAGTTTCAAGGTCAGGAATCGACGCTTCTGAGAGCAACCTCTGAACCATGACTGAATGCTCACTGCTGCACATTTGAGCTTGTGGTATTCTTTTCTACATGTATGCATGCGGTAACAGGCTTGGATCACAGTGGCAGCGCGATTCCTCCTCAGAAATTCTCGGGTTCGCCATCCTTTATAGATTTTCTAtgacaaaaataacaaaaatgtcTTACTTTTCATTTAACACAAAGTTTTGAACCACATCAATAATAATGCCACAGAAGACAACTCACTTGTATGATGGTTGCTGCATGGTTATGACAGGCAAGAAGATGAGCCAACCTTATGCATTTTAAAGCCTGACGTGCAGCATAACCCCTCCAGGCACTCTGGATGGCGATTGCTGCCACAGCATGCTTTTCTGTTTGCCGCCTCAGAAGGAACCTCCTTACCACAGCCTGGATCTTTGCGGCTGCCACGTTCCTCATCTAAGCAAAGAACAAAAATTAGGGGGAGGGGACTAAAATCATACCTGTACTTCCATCATTACCATGCAACACAGAAAGATTAGCTAAATGTCAGTTAGCAACTTTTGTTGGAGGGAATGAGCTTACCTGGTAAAGCTCAAGATCTTTTTTCAATCTGTACTTCCTCCATGCTCCCTGAATGACCCTGGCCGCTCTGGTCTCATTTCTTAGGTCCAAGAGACGAGTACAAAGGAATGACAGAAAGCATGTAACGACCTGAAATAAGGAAATAAGTCTTAGTCAGTTTCATGTGATATCTACAAAGACATTTTACCAGAAAATATGTACAGGTACATTCATGACTCAGACAAGAAGGGATTGTCCTAATTGTTCAAACTTCACTTGGTCCTATTCAGCTGGATACAACCTGTAAGTATTGGCTCCTGGATCTAATCGGTTTGATTACAGTGGTTTTATAGCATGTATCTCCATGTCTTTTATCACATGGAGtgaattatatttttttattatctaaTTTGTTTACTAATAGTTTATTCTTATTCTTTATTTACTGCACACTCCAAGAGTTTTACACAAAAATGTAGAAACAAATGTTTGGCAAACTAAATCTCTTGACTCTTACCTTCTCATTTGGAATGGTGTTTGACATGTCAGAGGGGTTGATCATAGCTGGAACTCCTCCAAGATATGACACCGCAGAGTTCACCAACATGAAATTACTCTTCTCATTCTCAAGCAGCTCTTTGAAGTCAACTGAAAAGGATCCTAGGCCTAAGAAAAGAACATGGGTAATAACATTATGAATAAATTACCTCCACAATATAGCTATACTATAAAACATACTGTTGCTGATTATCTAAATCAGCTAAGATTTGCTGAACGATGAAGAAAATACACTTATTTTGTTTGCAGGTGCCAAACAGTAGACAGTCAACATACTACCAACACATGTAAATCTACTGTTAACTAGCTTTGCACAGAAGTGTCTGCTGATAATGAATAATGAAAAACATTAACAGATTTTTGTTTCCCCCGATCCAGTCAGCGTGTGCAGTCTGCACAGACAAAATGTAAATGCTGCATGGACAGTCTGTGCATACTGTGTGGATTTCAAAATTTGCTTCATCCGCATTGTGCAGAAACCCCAGACTGCGCCTACAGAACTACACTTGCTCATTCACGCTTACCATTTGGCGCCACAGGGTCAGCATTGATTGAGGTGTCCGAGTCACTGCTGGAGTTATTGAGCTCCACTCTGCCACGGTGGCCACAGTCTATGGTCTGAGTGGTCTCCTGCCGAACCTTCTCCAAGGGCAGCTGGCCGGGGTGGTAGTGGTGGACCAGATGGCAGAGAATCCGGCCATCTGAGAAGGCCACTGTGAAGTTCTCAGCCTtgggaacagaaaaaaaaaaaataataataataataataataataataataataataataataataataaagagtataaaaaaaacatggattATAGGTCACACACTAATGCCTTGGGAAAGAAGATGGCTTACCTTCAAATTGTAGAACTCACAGACAGCATTCACCCAGTCCATGAGCAGTGTGATCTTCACATTGCTTTGTTTCATCTCGGGCTGGGACTTCATGGCCTTGAGTGGGACACTTTTGTCTGTCCGAAGGGAATTCAGCTTCCGTTTTGTTCGCCATGTCCTCCTAAGGAAACTGATTTCCTCCTTCAGCTGTTCTTCATCTAGCAATACCTCCACCTTAATAGAACAGTGTAACATTCACAAGATTTAATTGATTGACATGGCAAGTTTAATTGATTGACATGTCTATAGCTTTGTGACGTCTTGTGCAGAGAGAACTGCTTCTTCAATTCAACAAAACTCAATGAAACAACACTAGAGCACAGACACATtcaatctttatttattctcggaggttcattgaaggtagtcctcattttcagtgaagccgagattacacaGTAATAATGGAATAACAAGAGATATAGTATAATAATtgtggaaaataaaacaaataataacaataacctaCATACCATTATAAAGGAGGAAGGGaaataaaaatacagaaaatattaataatgaaaACATACCTGGAATGCAAAAATGATTTTCCACAGAAGATTCAgagttttctctctgtgtccatccACAATGTCTCTGGATTCAATAGCTGTGCCTGCATGACAATACAACACTACCTcaaccccaaaacacacaattccaaacaagcataaaaTAAAATTGCATTTGCACTATTCCATATTGAGTAGCATTCATTAAAAGCAGCACTGAAGATTTGCTCTCtgggtccccctacagttgagaagcacaattataaacaaactaaatatgcgCCTTTTGCTACAAAGCATGAACATAACTGATACATtatagagggaatgcaccgACGGCAGCCTGTAGAAAGAGATCCTGTAGCATAGCAACTTTTCCATTTCAATTTCGGGGGGTGGGGTACAGTGTTCCTACCCGAACACAGAAAGTTGCTAGGTCGGTAATCGTCTATAGAGGGCTGCtaagacaatggcagaagtgctgTTTGTCATATTATGACATTTTTTTGGAAACTTTATGTTAAGGTAAAACATATAACGTGGTCACTCACCGCGCTCGTCTTTCAagtccacccccctctctctcagcaccTGAAAGGCCAAGTCTACATTGTGGACTTTCTGGAGGCGGCAGATGGCTGGCATCCTAAGCCTCTTGGACAAACTCCAGTCCTGGAGGAAGAGCTCCATGACACGCCTGATGTGAAGATGTGAAGAGAAATTCAAACTGATTCACGGAACCAACAAACTAACAATTCTGTTCTGAAACCAGTCCTTACAAGTAGTCTAGCCAACAACTTTGCATTCAACAACAATATAGCATGCAACTCTCAGCAAACAGATCATCCCAGTCAAAGGTATAGAGCTCCTAAAACAAGCAGTCTTTGACATTTGGTAGTGAGGCTAGTTATAGAACAAGACGACTTACACCAAACGAATTCCACATCGAAGGTCTGTGGCCAAGTTTCTCACAGCAAAGTCAAACTCATCCAGAGGGGTTTGAATGTGGGACACTGCTAACCCCAAGTGCCCGAGGTGTCGAGACAAAATCCCTTCACCACTTAGGAAATCTCGAGAGAAAGCCAGCAAGAGATCCTTACTGGtctacaagacacacacacaaaaaaaaaatccaataccATATAcatcaaaaaacaaaatacatgaATTAATATGTTTATTTGTGGTTCTTTTGCCATTTATTCAAATAgcacagtgaagagtgacaagCAGCAGgtcggagagagagatggggtgggatcaggaaatgaccgcTTGCACCACAGCACCCCTCAATACCACAGTAACACAAACTCTACCTTAAATTCAGCATCCATGCAAAACAGACAGGGGTCGTGTTCAATCAGCCTCGACTCTTTGGCCTTGTCCAGGAAGCAGACCAGCAAGAGGAGCTTCTTCAAGGTGAAGCGCGACAAGGCC from Alosa alosa isolate M-15738 ecotype Scorff River chromosome 9, AALO_Geno_1.1, whole genome shotgun sequence includes:
- the aspm gene encoding abnormal spindle-like microcephaly-associated protein, with protein sequence MAVPKSDLMAFSPTNYLSEDQFSGMDTNKENNDSTAVLSLVKFSRAPFVSFGTVKLGSSKSSFLRIDNPTDEAPIVVIVDKIASSKGFSVDQTKFTIEPDGSTILTITWTPVEEGGVRELITFIANGIVKHQAVLLGKVETPKKKKKSLWDSIKNKKTDPSVSYRTKKTESGPHKAANRTFHVPRQPQYKREKLKTPLFQCNSERPSLRPKAACERDHLIQEKPCTPQALKTQLKSLQDDFENIPHQSISPKVVLVPADKLLAVPTAGTPQTPAGLSERRVLNKTLSPIASTFRCKEQAYQSPLPVIKTHPAPAASDEAPLPESLGLSLKEALVIIDSDLSQPVSPPNACSSFDFSDSLESEMGGPSNELGECEASEDVTVPFQQNLAEPRLTFFVKPKPALELECRFEVSCEGSVPARPPVSSATITKSRVPSSPASNHHEHRIKTSRRKLLEELPSVNQVEPVDKPARNIGALPVIDLDTMASSAVSRQDFSPTGSSSGSAPITASHCSPLVSVPTPPSSSRATSQSAGRSPETVQCVPKVPVPDVRQQEVFAVHRPLPPHLGKKRKSDEFLREDVEDAKRTFQVKRGRAQTGQTETISRAPGKVPVARSTVEQKQPKAAVPSARSYTSRRTSRPQSKPAAPKTNQRAPSVKSVSLSTVKKSKVIAVAQSQLTFIKPVQTVIPRHPMPFAAKNMFYDERWIEKQERGFTWWINYVLTPDDFRVTTEVTKVNALSLATGDCKFAVPKAPTKEEMSLKTYTARRRLNRLRRSACQLFSSEAVVKAIQRLEMEVEAKRLLIRKDRHLWKDIGERQKVLNWLLSYNPLWLRIGLETIYGELISLESNNDVMGLAMFILGRLLWNPDIAAEYRHHKVPHLYKDGHEEALSRFTLKKLLLLVCFLDKAKESRLIEHDPCLFCMDAEFKTSKDLLLAFSRDFLSGEGILSRHLGHLGLAVSHIQTPLDEFDFAVRNLATDLRCGIRLVRVMELFLQDWSLSKRLRMPAICRLQKVHNVDLAFQVLRERGVDLKDERGTAIESRDIVDGHREKTLNLLWKIIFAFQVEVLLDEEQLKEEISFLRRTWRTKRKLNSLRTDKSVPLKAMKSQPEMKQSNVKITLLMDWVNAVCEFYNLKAENFTVAFSDGRILCHLVHHYHPGQLPLEKVRQETTQTIDCGHRGRVELNNSSSDSDTSINADPVAPNGLGSFSVDFKELLENEKSNFMLVNSAVSYLGGVPAMINPSDMSNTIPNEKVVTCFLSFLCTRLLDLRNETRAARVIQGAWRKYRLKKDLELYQMRNVAAAKIQAVVRRFLLRRQTEKHAVAAIAIQSAWRGYAARQALKCIRLAHLLACHNHAATIIQKIYKGWRTREFLRRNRAATVIQACYRMHTCRKEYHKLKCAAVSIQSWFRGCSQKRRFLTLKLQQSSAISIQSAYRGYLIRRQVAKMRRAALLIQRWFWACRQRDQERLHYLKMKQAAVTLQASYRGLQTRKELERRHQAALTIQTAFRMAVAQRAFRSLKRAAVVVQCRYRAKVLGEQVRRDHLELRHAAVTLQAIWRGRAHRKRIEELYRCTTLIQAQYRRHRAQSRFRAQRTAALVIQQQYRAMLSARQARTEYLQLRRAAVVLQAAYRGMQVRQELSTKNRAATVIQAYVRAFACHQRYLALRMATSVLQQHYRAQLLGRAERERYQQVQRATVKLQASFRGLLVRRRLQKECQAATLIQACFRAHKVRVAYLAAKCAATIIQQRYRAVVAGRRARKDFLEVRAAALKLQSAFRGMQARSHVRKMHTAATVIQAHFRGHIEVVRYQRSRWAAQLIQQRFRAHLARKTAVLEYSTLKSAALCIQAHYRGAIVRKRLAKMLNAATVIQQTYRTYKQRKEYLVLRETTIKIQRLFRATLMARQEQRQFCLLRDAAITVQSMYRGMKVRKDMQKQQRAATVIQAFYRMYRARVRFQAMRLASVVIQRQYRHHLRGKQFREDYLKLRQSATTVQAIFRGNRTRREIQRMHSAALIIQSQFRMHCCRTRYVRLLWATRILQEKFKANRMRNSYTQKYKAKKKAALTIQSAFRGYRARQEIKKRHKMATLIQRKYLTLKERKHFLALKSAAVFCQRLYRSQHMAMQCRQEYLNKRKACVTIQAYYRGMKVRQHLQQEQRAAVLIQAHIRKHLCRSYYIRLLRAVQVIQDQYRAKLEMKKDLEDYRRKKWAATVLQAAFHVMKARQRLQQMHQAARILQSHLRACHERRHYLALQASTLTVQRQYRAMKACREERQRYLGLRHAVVTLQAAFRGHKTRMEILRSHQAAKVIQASFRRHREHVKFQAMKLSAIIIQRHYRAYTMSRSVRREYIKLKESTIVIQSAFRGYCARQRAAEMHRAAIVIQSHFRRHRQWLSFRKQCWAAVVLQQRFRAVQLRNEHLHNYQQLRTAAVCLQAAYRGKKARELAKRMKAARTIQSFLKMSQKRRHYIKVKAASVTIQSAFRAQLAQRRYSEMRAAATVIQTWYRSCQQVQKERAMFKTVQHAVLTLQSAFRGMQARRSAKREHAAVKIQAVLRMAMHRRRLLLLRGSAIRLQASVRMYLARRSYLRQCSAALILQRRYRAQKAQREQRQHYLHTLRSLTILQAHLRRAVEQRRFQRLKKSAITIQAAFRGTIERRQLERQKAAAAVIQKHYRAQVHSQKERARFLKMKSSALLIQRAFRQYQFKKHAEQEQAAIKIQAWFRGTLARQHYVARQAAVATIHRCLQARLQRRRFLVLQQRTLLIQQRWRETLATRQQHRNYLNMKASAIAIQALWRGHRARQCIHKERLAATLIQAHFRGHSQRQGFRRLKEAALKVQRRFQAARKECLAKENERRRNAAATSLQAYCRGWLTRRRMMEAENAQRRLRFSAAVYHHLCAVKIQQAFRAHQALKAARKQIHSVICIQRWMKTKLQRKRYLEERRQVVVTQRAARAWLARRHRAATVIQRTVRGMLLSRRQEKMQRGIIRAQALWRGHCSRKLNDTRKIVAIRHRLRKINQEVKEEDCLRNKTTMAIGYLLGCHNFGYIILALKYLETATRLSPECCEHLVKSGATEKIVTLIRSCNRSLPSMETISLSIQVLLNLSKYNRTIEAVFAVEHAVDMLLDLLQIYREKAGDKMGDKGGSIFTKACFLLILLVQDRHRAAEVRNIPKAMDRLRSIYRLTMRKCKKDTERMVVRQKMNGSLNGSLLVPATPRKSKMPPRFVPEWVLRKDKLGDIIDPLCAIQMLASALSL